A DNA window from Parus major isolate Abel chromosome 9, Parus_major1.1, whole genome shotgun sequence contains the following coding sequences:
- the KLHL30 gene encoding kelch-like protein 30 isoform X2, which yields MVRNMDDFDFCLPSHAQGVLEGLQQFRTNPKLADVTLVAGGREFPCHRGILALCSHYFYAMFSGDFAESIAARVELKEVDPSALEMLLDFAYTGKVTINQGNVEGLMRTSSQLHFPAIQKVCSRYLRQQMDASNCLGICEFGESHGCPEVSSKAWSFLQENFEAVSLQEEFLQLSKERLAVYLSNDQLQVQEERSLVEAVLRWVRHDPGSRAQFLPELLELTHLVSLPDQYLQNLLATEPLVRDSDASKGLIARSRTMGQSGTGALKNPPSPPQKLEEVLVVVGGRVLEDGEDEERGLEMPSATRNFAFYNPKSRQWMALPDFPDYNKWGFSLVALNNDVYVTGGSRGSQNDTWSTTQAWCFCPRDGVWKPIASMLRARTNHTSAVLNGEIYVIGGTTVDVVEVERYDPYNKSWCAISPALKYVSNFAAASCLGKLYLVGSCAVKYNALTLQCYNPVQATGSCIESQGWDALLMTAPCRSVECDHISLHSQVPVSPTLCHPSWAHLPHRG from the exons ATGGTGAGGAACATGGACGACTTTGACTTCTGCCTGCCTTCGCACGCCCAGGGCgtgctggaggggctgcagcagttCCGCACCAACCCCAAACTGGCCGACGTGACGCTGGTGGCGGGCGGGCGGGAGTTTCCCTGCCACCGAGGCATCCTGGCCCTCTGCAGCCACTACTTCTATGCTATGTTCTCTGGTGACTTTGCTGAGAGCATCGCAGCACGGGTGGAGCTAAAGGAAGTCGACCCCAGTGCCCTGGAGATGCTGCTTGATTTTGCCTACACGGGGAAGGTCACCATCAACCAGGGCAACGTGGAGGGGCTGATGCGAACCTCCAGCCAGCTCCACTTCCCTGCTATCCAGAAAGTTTGCAGCCGCTACCTCCGGCAGCAGATGGATGCCAGCAACTGCCTAGGTATCTGTGAGTTTGGTGAGAGCCACGGCTGCCCTGAGGTCTCCTCCAAGGCCTGGTCTTTCTTGCAGGAGAACTTTGAAGCCGTCTCTCTTCAGGAGGAGTTCCTCCAGCTCTCCAAGGAGAGGTTAGCTGTCTACCTCTCCAATGAccagctgcaggtgcaggaggAGCGGAGCCTGGTTGAGGCTGTCCTGCGCTGGGTGCGCCACGACCCAGGATCCCGAGCCCAGTTCCTGccggagctgctggagctgaccCACCTTGTCTCGCTGCCTGACCAGTACCTGCAGAACCTCCTTGCCACTGAGCCTCTTGTTCGTGACTCAGATGCCAGCAAGGGCCTCATTGCCCGATCCCGCACCATG GGGCAGAGTGGCACCGGTGCCCTGAAGAACCCCCCAAGCCCACCACAGAAGCTAGAAGAGGTGCTGGTGGTGGTTGGTGGCCGTGTGCTGGAGgatggtgaggatgaggagagggGGCTGGAAATGCCGTCTGCCACCAGAAACTTTGCCTTCTACAACCCCAAAAGCA GGCAATGGATGGCTCTGCCTGACTTCCCTGACTACAACAAATGGGGCTTTTCCCTGGTGGCTCTGAACAACGATGTGTACGTCACAG GTGGCTCCCGAGGGTCCCAGAATGACACGTGGTCAACAACGCAGGCCTGGTGCTTCTGCCCCAGGGATGGTGTCTGGAAACCCATCGCTTCCATGCTGAGAGCCCGGACAAACCACACCAGCGCCGTCCTCAATGGTGAGATCTACGTCATCGGGG GGACAACAGTGGATGTGGTGGAGGTGGAGCGCTATGACCCGTACAACAAGAGCTGGTGTGCCATCAGCCCAGCCCTCAAGTACGTGAGCAATTttgcagctgccagctgcttGGGCAAGCTCTACCTGGTGGGTTCCTGCGCCGTCAAGTACAACGCACTCACTCTGCAGTGCTACAACCCCGTTCAAG CAACTGGCAGCTGCATCGAGAGCCAAGGGTGGGATGCACTGCTAATGACAGCTCCTTGCAGATCTGTGGAGTGTGATCACATCTCCCTTCATTCCCAAGTACCTGTCAGCCCCACGCTGTGCCACCCTTCGTGGGCTCATCTACCTCATCGGGGATAA
- the ESPNL gene encoding espin-like protein, whose translation MAEVRQEPPAPRPVRFCRICVDFLQRPVAVQPCGHVFCHACIQPQAAPDANATCPVCQGPIESIRLLQGQENRAGLAPRRRRRLHPFVEEAPASAPSSRPARQGMEPGRSVPAELKLRKPSQRARIPAPFLAHPDGVPGTARTPGPDPAEADAESLVPTHDERGRLIPEWKRQVMVRRLRARLGDEDPAGEQVRGAREAEGDAASWSFSPSHQAVLGPFGELLTEADLHQLERAVESLRLRRRGEVYQSELRRLVRELRALLPAPLLNISVRSPPPAPGLPLPLWCGRLAGAVNSLAALLGNAEGLRAPSAAVAAPAATPALPAAAGHPREPGGSLAQREIRQCGVCVRSLRGAFEPAWGAAGSAPAGGGEAEAASDSGISCEEAFSDGGGGFPPQGKGLGPEWGSLRKERIVMLFLSHWKRSAYAPLRPAGGEPRETAGSGARAAARLARQRAAIQRLLNGWRDAASRRPPPPPPARTLLSPEQFVSAAGGGPAAYESLSLELFMLGYFRILEQDLSPEERRGRHLLCFEVFEQLGRHGWRAVRAFHRAVIDEIAAGRRGWRDGFEDIKARYFGRSHSPAQRPGQPGEEGDEICRYIDRSFAFWKEKEAEIFSLEE comes from the exons ATGGCAGAGGTCAGGCAAGAGCCACCAGCGCCACGACCCGTCAGGTTCTGCCGCATCTGCGTGGATTTCCTCCAAAGGCCCGTTGCCGTGCAGCCCTGCGGGCACGTGTTCTGCCACGCCTGCAtccagccccaggctgccccCGACGCCAATGCCACCTGCCCGGTCTGCCAAGGGCCCATCGAGTCCATCCgcctgctgcaggggcaggaaaaCCGGGCCGGGCTGGCCCCGCGTCGGCGCCGCCGCCTCCATCCCTTTGTG GAGGAGGCCCCCGCCTCTGCCCCCAGCAGCCGCCCGGCCCGGCAGGGGATGGAGCCCGGCAGGTCGGTGCCGGCGGAGCTGAAGCTCCGCAAGCCCTCGCAGCGGGCCAGGATCCCGGCGCCCTTCCTCGCCCACCCG GACGGGGTGCCTGGGACGGCCAGGACCCCCGGGCCGGACCCCGCGGAGGCAGACGCGGAATCCCTGGTACCCACACACGATGAGCGGGGCCGGCTCATCCCCGAGTGGAAGCGGCAAGTGATGGTGCGGCGGCTGCGGGCCAGACTGGGGGACGAGGACCCAGCGGGAGAGCAGGTACGAGGGGCACGGGAAGCAGAGGGG GATGCAGCCTCCTGGAGCTTCTCGCCCTCCCACCAAGCCGTGCTGGGCCCGTTCGGGGAGCTGCTGACCGAGGCGGATCTGCATCAGTTGGAGAGGGCAGTGGAGAGCCTGCGGCTGCGGCGGCGTGGCGAGGTGTACCAGAGCGAGCTGCGCCGCCTGGTGCGGGAGCTACGCGCCCTCTTGCCCGCCCCGCTGCTCAACATCTCCGTCCGCAGCCCCCCGCCTGCTCCGGGGCTGCCGCTGCCCCTCTGGTGCGGCCGCCTGGCCGGCGCCGTCAATAGCCTGGCCGCGCTGCTGGGCAACGCCGAGGGGCTGCGGGCTCCCTCCGCTGCCGTCGCCGCGCCCGCCGCTACCCCGGCTctccccgccgccgccggaCATCCCCGGGAGCCGGGGGGCAGCCTGGCGCAGAGGGAGATCCGGCAGTGTGGGGTCTGCGTCCGCAGCCTGCGCGGCGCCTTCGAGCCCGCCTGGGGGGCGGCGGGGAGCGCCCCGGCCGGGGGCGGCGAGGCGGAGGCCGCCAGCGACTCGGGCATCAGCTGCGAGGAGGCGTTTTCCGACGGCGGCGGCGGCTTCCCGCCgcaggggaaggggctggggccGGAGTGGGGCAGCTTGAGGAAGGAGCGGATCGTGATGCTCTTCCTGAGCCACTGGAAACGCTCCGCTTACGCGCCCCTACGGCCCGCCGGCGGGGAGCCTCGGGAGacggcggggagcggggcccgGGCGGCCGCACGCCTGGCGCGGCAGAGAGCGGCCATCCAGCGGCTCCTGAACGGCTGGCGAGATGCCGcctcccgccgccccccgccgccgccccccgcccgcaCCCTGCTCTCCCCGGAGCAGTTCGTGTcggcggcggggggcggccCGGCCGCGTACGAGAGCCTGTCGCTGGAGCTCTTCATGCTGGGCTATTTCCGCATCTTGGAGCAGGACCTGTCCCCCGAGGAGCGCCGAGGCCGCCACCTGCTCTGTTTCGAGGTGTTTGAGCAGCTGGGCCGGCACGGCTGGCGGGCGGTGCGGGCCTTCCACCGCGCCGTCATCGACGAGATCGCGGCCGGGCGGCGCGGCTGGCGCGACGGCTTCGAGGACATCAAGGCACGGTACTTCGGGAGATCGCACAGCCCGGCCCAGCGGCCGGGACAGCCCGGGGAGGAGGGGGACGAGATTTGTCGCTACATCGATCGCAGCTTCGCCttttggaaggagaaggaggcCGAGatcttcagcctggaggagtGA
- the LOC107208661 gene encoding erythroferrone: protein MRLPELCLALLCATGTGTEPPRAARERPPAPGTAAGRAGPGAAPVDPRQAWMLLAGSPGPGSGERGRGRSGARTAPAGAGAPEKPTSAAPASPRMPEELLRELQLLLRGMAKLCRTAGEGRKEEESSKGRLRGGVQHRVEAAFHCQTREDITVEQKMWQELGLFYIPEREGRFHRGPGLNLTSGQYQAPIAGYYAFTSTLHIAHREPQRKGQGCRGSRLRVLICVQSRCQHNSNLETVSQLGNSGDLFTISVTGTLYLQCCSAGSVKRHHAEPLPATMVSPLLSTKPKEEHLLMQEAAVWSDIACAAEPARDGQKIMKKMVIIIKQPD from the exons aTGCGGCTGCCGGAGCTGTGCCTGGCGCTCCTCTGCGCCACCGGCACGGGCACCGAACCCCCGCGAGCAGCCCGGGAGCGGCCGCCGGCTCCGGGAACAGCCGCGGGCCGTGCGGGGCCCGGAGCTGCCCCCGTGGATCCCCGGCAGGCGTGGATGCTGCTGGCCGGGAGCCCCGGGCCGGGAAGCGGCGAGCGGGGCCGCGGCCGGAGCGGGGCTCGCACGGCCCCAGCGGGCGCCGGCGCTCCGGAAAAACCAACCTCGGCTGCCCCGGCCTCCCCCAGGATGCcggaggagctgctgagggagctgcagctcctgctcagag GCATGGCAAAGCTGTGCAGGACAGCTGGGGAAGGGCgcaaggaggaggaaagcagcaaagGCAGGCTCCGGGGCGGAGTCCAGCACCGTGTGGAAGCAGCCTTCCATTGCCAAACGCGTGAAGACATCACTGTGGAGCAGAAgatgtggcaggagctggggttgttctACATT ccagagagggaggggaggtTCCACCGTGGTCCGGGGCTGAACCTGACCAGTGGGCAGTACCAGGCCCCGATTGCAGGGTACTACGCCTTCACCAGCACGCTGCACATCG CACACAGGGAGCCGCAGAGGAAGGGCCAGGGATGCCGAGGGAGCCGCCTGCGGGTGCTGATCTGTGTGCAGTCCCGCTGCCAGCACAACAG CAATCTGGAGACCGTATCCCAGCTGGGGAACAGTGGGGACCTGTTCACCATCTCTGTCACGGGCACCCTTTACCTGCAG tgctgttctgcTGGGAGTGTGAAGAGGCACCACGCTGAACCTCTGCCAGCCACCATGGTGTCTCCCCTGCTCAGCACCAAGCCTAAGGAAGAACATTTGCTCATGCAGGAAGCTGCAGTCTGGTCTGATATTGCTTGTGCTGCAGAACCAGCCAGAGATGGACAAAAGATCATGAAGAAGATGGTGATAATAATAAAGCAGCCTGACTAG
- the KLHL30 gene encoding kelch-like protein 30 isoform X1: MVRNMDDFDFCLPSHAQGVLEGLQQFRTNPKLADVTLVAGGREFPCHRGILALCSHYFYAMFSGDFAESIAARVELKEVDPSALEMLLDFAYTGKVTINQGNVEGLMRTSSQLHFPAIQKVCSRYLRQQMDASNCLGICEFGESHGCPEVSSKAWSFLQENFEAVSLQEEFLQLSKERLAVYLSNDQLQVQEERSLVEAVLRWVRHDPGSRAQFLPELLELTHLVSLPDQYLQNLLATEPLVRDSDASKGLIARSRTMGQSGTGALKNPPSPPQKLEEVLVVVGGRVLEDGEDEERGLEMPSATRNFAFYNPKSRQWMALPDFPDYNKWGFSLVALNNDVYVTGGSRGSQNDTWSTTQAWCFCPRDGVWKPIASMLRARTNHTSAVLNGEIYVIGGTTVDVVEVERYDPYNKSWCAISPALKYVSNFAAASCLGKLYLVGSCAVKYNALTLQCYNPVQDLWSVITSPFIPKYLSAPRCATLRGLIYLIGDNTKKVHVYNPEANIWQKVQLLHTLHENGGMVAVGDRLFVTGGHWKGMDGDYRVEMEVYDCTKDLWTCEGSLPCLWLFHSSSSIFMDTSKWTEPFQSDHGW; encoded by the exons ATGGTGAGGAACATGGACGACTTTGACTTCTGCCTGCCTTCGCACGCCCAGGGCgtgctggaggggctgcagcagttCCGCACCAACCCCAAACTGGCCGACGTGACGCTGGTGGCGGGCGGGCGGGAGTTTCCCTGCCACCGAGGCATCCTGGCCCTCTGCAGCCACTACTTCTATGCTATGTTCTCTGGTGACTTTGCTGAGAGCATCGCAGCACGGGTGGAGCTAAAGGAAGTCGACCCCAGTGCCCTGGAGATGCTGCTTGATTTTGCCTACACGGGGAAGGTCACCATCAACCAGGGCAACGTGGAGGGGCTGATGCGAACCTCCAGCCAGCTCCACTTCCCTGCTATCCAGAAAGTTTGCAGCCGCTACCTCCGGCAGCAGATGGATGCCAGCAACTGCCTAGGTATCTGTGAGTTTGGTGAGAGCCACGGCTGCCCTGAGGTCTCCTCCAAGGCCTGGTCTTTCTTGCAGGAGAACTTTGAAGCCGTCTCTCTTCAGGAGGAGTTCCTCCAGCTCTCCAAGGAGAGGTTAGCTGTCTACCTCTCCAATGAccagctgcaggtgcaggaggAGCGGAGCCTGGTTGAGGCTGTCCTGCGCTGGGTGCGCCACGACCCAGGATCCCGAGCCCAGTTCCTGccggagctgctggagctgaccCACCTTGTCTCGCTGCCTGACCAGTACCTGCAGAACCTCCTTGCCACTGAGCCTCTTGTTCGTGACTCAGATGCCAGCAAGGGCCTCATTGCCCGATCCCGCACCATG GGGCAGAGTGGCACCGGTGCCCTGAAGAACCCCCCAAGCCCACCACAGAAGCTAGAAGAGGTGCTGGTGGTGGTTGGTGGCCGTGTGCTGGAGgatggtgaggatgaggagagggGGCTGGAAATGCCGTCTGCCACCAGAAACTTTGCCTTCTACAACCCCAAAAGCA GGCAATGGATGGCTCTGCCTGACTTCCCTGACTACAACAAATGGGGCTTTTCCCTGGTGGCTCTGAACAACGATGTGTACGTCACAG GTGGCTCCCGAGGGTCCCAGAATGACACGTGGTCAACAACGCAGGCCTGGTGCTTCTGCCCCAGGGATGGTGTCTGGAAACCCATCGCTTCCATGCTGAGAGCCCGGACAAACCACACCAGCGCCGTCCTCAATGGTGAGATCTACGTCATCGGGG GGACAACAGTGGATGTGGTGGAGGTGGAGCGCTATGACCCGTACAACAAGAGCTGGTGTGCCATCAGCCCAGCCCTCAAGTACGTGAGCAATTttgcagctgccagctgcttGGGCAAGCTCTACCTGGTGGGTTCCTGCGCCGTCAAGTACAACGCACTCACTCTGCAGTGCTACAACCCCGTTCAAG ATCTGTGGAGTGTGATCACATCTCCCTTCATTCCCAAGTACCTGTCAGCCCCACGCTGTGCCACCCTTCGTGGGCTCATCTACCTCATCGGGGATAACACCAAGAAGGTCCATGTGTACAATCCAGAGGCCAACATCTGGCAGAAG GTGCAACTCCTGCACACACTTCATGAGAACGGTGGGATGGTGGCAGTGGGTGACAGGCTCTTTGTCACCGGTGGCCACTGGAAGGGCATGGATGGAGACTACCGGGTAGAAATGGAGGTGTACGACTGCACCAAGGACCTCTGGACGTGCGAGGGCTCCCTGCCCTGTCTCTGGCTcttccacagctcctcctccatCTTCATGGACACCTCCAAGTGGACAGAACCTTTCCAGAGTGACCATGGGTGGTAG
- the FBXL12 gene encoding F-box/LRR-repeat protein 12 → MAARPPLPDSVLVQVLALLPLRDRLRAARVCRRWQQLAQDRAVWTHVDLSPHRITRRTLWHLVRHRLPDSLCSLRMRGAPRSGRKQRLLSPPLLAALRKRCPQLHRLCLTETDLRHVPYESMPASVTTLELSLCDIPDAWFRVSPSVPPPQVQHLAIHSIPTFSDHHLLDVSSQNHLKTLSLCGTYRITDKGIQAAAPHLEELERLILRHCIIGDAAMVFIGRHMKQLRYLEISNAYFLTNKGLVAIVTLEYLETLCLDLYDLVSLGTVIALLQVLPRLNHLKLGGTCFEDELLGKIQENFPHCTISHTL, encoded by the exons ATGGCGGCGCGGCCGCCGCTGCCCGACTCGGTGCTGGTGCAGGTCTTGGCGCTGCTGCCGCTGCGGGACCGCCTGCGAGCGGCCAG GGTCTGCCGGCGGTGGCAGCAGCTGGCGCAGGACCGAGCGGTCTGGACACATGTGGATTTGAGCCCTCACCGG ATCACCCGCCGCACGCTGTGGCACCTGGTGCGCCACCGCCTCCCCGACAGCCTGTGCTCCCTGCGGATGCGGGGCGCGCCTCGCTCCGGCCGCAAGCAGCGGCTCCTCTCACCGCCGCTGCTGGCTGCCCTTCGGAAGCgctgtccccagctccatcGGCTGTGCCTGACCGAGACCGACCTCCGCCACGTCCCGTACGAGAGCATGCCCGCTTCTGTCACCACGCTGGAGCTGAGCCTCTGTGACATCCCCGATGCCTGGTTCCGCGTCTCCCCTTCGGTGCCACCACCACAGGTACAGCACCTCGCTATCCACAGCATTCCCACCTTTTCTGACCATCATCTTCTTGACGTTTCCTCACAGAACCACCTGAAGACACTGAGCCTTTGTGGCACCTACCGCATCACTGATAAGGGGatccaagcagcagctccccacctGGAAGAGCTTGAACGCCTAATTCTACGGCACTGCATCATTGGTGATGCTGCCATGGTATTCATCGGGCGCCACATGAAGCAGCTCCGCTACCTGGAAATCAGCAATGCCTACTTTCTGACAAACAAGGGGCTGGTTGCTATTGTGACACTGGAGTACCTGGAGACCCTGTGCCTTGACCTCTATGATTTGGTCTCCCTTGGTACTGTTATCGCTTTGTTGCAAGTGCTGCCTCGCCTGAACCACCTCAAATTAGGTGGAACTTGCTTTGAAGATGAGCTCCTTGGTAAAATTCAGGAGAATTTTCCACATTGCACCATATCTCACACTCTGTGA